A region from the Rhodanobacteraceae bacterium genome encodes:
- a CDS encoding TonB-dependent receptor — MKKKPQIKALVLGLMLGLAASQGAFAQGTTSSSLNGRVTDPEGRPIAGALVEIVHLPSNTRKTVSTDEQGRYASTNLRVGGPYKITVTKDGYAGEAQDDINLLLGEPSQINIDLDPAMTQLESIEVVASQQSDVFRSNNQGSTSNVSREQIDSFPSINRNIQDYVRLDPRIAQTDKARNEISAGGQNTRFNAIRIDGVNTSDAFGLESNSLPTPKQPISMDVIDAINVSVANYDVTIGGATGAVINAVTKSGTNEFHGSVYGTYRENDWSGKNQNDVRPDIFDTDETYGGTFGGPLIEDKLFFFANYEKSTFSGVGTNFGPVGSGATNIVNITQADIDQIIGIASGYGFDAGTLQLPKSLDTTSEEYAIKLDWNINEQHRASFRYSSSEQSQANTPGFGNNSLSLSSYLYQRDFQFDTTTAQLFSDWTDNFSTEFKLSYRDYSAVRTPASNLPAIAVRVGNATLNLGTEENTHANVLETQTWNSYFIGNYFVGDHEFKFGVDYEANDIFNLFGRRTNGVYTFNSINDFANGTSSRYQLYYPVGGNVDNMAADWGLDNIGFFVQDSWSVNYNLTMTYGFRVDIPNVSRKPTYNQAASETFGFRNDATIDGNELVQPRFGFNYTFDSERPTQLRGGMGLFQGAAATVWLSNPYSNTGLQYTDYFFSRGISNFSPNPNDQLAQFTPGTGATQSVDFIDPDLGQPAVWKANLAFDHELPWYGIVASAEVILTSVEEGIYYQQLNLGAPTAVGQDGRYIYWNANGLDPSRWNQFGSGTSVGSRANSNRAYNDAIIARSTSKGDGQQLTLSLQKPYEENWFWQVAYTYTDANEVSPLTSSTSSSQLGNVAIFNSNEEISARSNYLVKDRFSGAVSYRHFFFDDLKTEFSLVYEGRRGKPYSYTFDNDANGDGRFNDLLYIPSGPGDVLFGSPEEEAAFFAYVEGNEYLRSHMGEVAERNADYSSWVHNFDVRISQELPGFFAGNKAEIWLDILNIGNMIDKDWGVIEEIGFPLMRGIVEYGGIDAASGRYVYRFNTPDSQRVYDARGISRWALQLGFRYSF; from the coding sequence ATGAAGAAAAAGCCGCAGATTAAAGCCTTGGTGCTCGGTCTCATGCTGGGCCTCGCCGCCTCGCAGGGTGCCTTCGCCCAGGGCACCACCTCGTCATCCCTCAACGGTCGCGTGACCGATCCCGAAGGTCGCCCGATTGCGGGTGCGCTGGTCGAGATCGTGCATCTGCCGTCGAACACCCGTAAGACCGTCAGCACTGACGAGCAGGGTCGGTATGCGTCGACCAATCTGCGCGTGGGCGGCCCGTACAAGATCACGGTCACCAAGGACGGCTACGCTGGTGAAGCCCAGGACGACATCAATCTCCTGCTCGGCGAGCCTTCGCAGATCAACATCGATCTTGACCCGGCGATGACTCAGCTGGAGTCCATCGAAGTGGTCGCCTCGCAGCAGTCCGATGTGTTCCGCTCCAACAATCAGGGCTCCACGAGCAACGTCTCGCGTGAGCAGATCGACTCCTTCCCGTCGATCAACCGCAACATCCAGGACTATGTGCGCCTCGATCCGCGCATCGCCCAGACCGACAAGGCCCGCAACGAGATCTCGGCTGGCGGTCAGAACACCCGCTTCAACGCGATCCGCATCGACGGTGTCAACACCTCTGATGCCTTCGGCCTCGAGTCCAACTCGCTGCCGACGCCCAAGCAGCCGATCTCGATGGACGTCATCGACGCCATCAACGTCTCGGTGGCCAACTACGATGTCACCATCGGTGGCGCCACCGGCGCGGTGATCAATGCCGTGACCAAGTCCGGCACCAACGAGTTCCACGGTTCGGTCTACGGCACCTACCGCGAGAATGACTGGTCCGGCAAGAATCAGAACGATGTCCGCCCGGACATCTTCGATACCGACGAAACCTACGGCGGCACCTTTGGCGGTCCGCTGATCGAAGACAAGCTGTTCTTCTTCGCCAACTACGAGAAGAGCACCTTCTCTGGCGTCGGCACCAACTTCGGTCCGGTGGGCTCGGGTGCGACCAACATCGTCAACATCACCCAGGCCGATATCGATCAGATCATCGGCATTGCCAGCGGTTATGGTTTTGACGCCGGTACGCTGCAGCTGCCGAAGTCGCTGGACACCACCAGCGAGGAATACGCGATCAAGCTCGACTGGAACATCAACGAGCAGCACCGCGCCAGCTTCCGCTACAGCAGCTCCGAGCAGAGCCAGGCCAACACCCCGGGTTTTGGCAACAACTCCCTGTCGCTGTCGAGCTATCTGTATCAGCGTGACTTCCAGTTCGATACCACCACCGCCCAGCTGTTCAGTGACTGGACCGACAACTTCTCGACCGAGTTCAAGCTGTCCTACCGTGACTATTCGGCAGTGCGTACCCCGGCGTCGAACCTGCCGGCGATCGCCGTGCGCGTGGGCAACGCCACCCTGAATCTGGGCACGGAAGAAAACACCCACGCCAACGTGCTGGAAACCCAGACCTGGAACTCCTACTTCATCGGCAACTACTTCGTCGGTGATCACGAGTTCAAGTTCGGTGTGGACTACGAAGCGAACGACATCTTCAATCTGTTCGGTCGCCGCACCAACGGCGTCTATACCTTCAACAGCATCAACGATTTCGCCAACGGCACGTCCAGCCGTTATCAGCTGTACTACCCGGTGGGCGGCAATGTCGACAACATGGCCGCTGATTGGGGCCTGGACAACATCGGCTTCTTCGTGCAGGACAGCTGGTCGGTCAATTACAACCTGACCATGACCTATGGCTTCCGCGTCGATATTCCGAACGTCAGCCGCAAGCCCACCTACAACCAGGCCGCCTCGGAGACCTTTGGCTTCCGCAACGATGCCACCATCGACGGCAACGAGCTGGTGCAGCCGCGCTTTGGCTTCAACTACACCTTCGATTCCGAGCGTCCGACCCAGCTGCGTGGTGGCATGGGCCTGTTCCAGGGTGCGGCGGCCACGGTGTGGCTGTCCAACCCTTACTCGAACACCGGTCTGCAGTACACCGACTACTTCTTCAGTCGCGGTATCAGCAACTTCTCGCCGAACCCGAACGATCAGCTGGCACAGTTCACGCCGGGTACCGGCGCGACTCAGTCGGTCGATTTCATCGACCCGGATCTGGGCCAGCCGGCCGTGTGGAAGGCCAATCTGGCTTTCGATCATGAGCTGCCCTGGTACGGCATCGTCGCTTCGGCCGAAGTCATCCTGACCTCGGTGGAAGAGGGCATCTACTACCAGCAGCTGAATCTGGGTGCGCCGACCGCCGTGGGTCAGGACGGTCGCTACATCTACTGGAATGCCAACGGTCTGGATCCGTCCCGCTGGAACCAGTTCGGTTCCGGCACGAGCGTGGGTTCGCGTGCCAACTCCAACCGTGCCTACAACGACGCCATCATCGCCCGCTCCACCAGCAAGGGCGATGGCCAGCAGCTGACTCTGTCGCTGCAGAAGCCCTACGAAGAGAACTGGTTCTGGCAGGTGGCGTACACCTACACCGACGCCAACGAAGTCAGTCCGCTGACCAGCTCCACTTCCAGTTCGCAGCTCGGCAACGTCGCCATCTTCAATTCCAATGAAGAGATCAGCGCTCGCTCGAACTACCTGGTCAAGGATCGCTTCTCCGGTGCCGTGTCCTATCGTCACTTCTTCTTCGACGATCTGAAGACCGAGTTCTCCCTGGTGTATGAAGGTCGCCGTGGCAAGCCCTACAGCTACACCTTCGACAACGATGCCAACGGCGATGGTCGCTTCAATGACCTGCTGTACATCCCCTCGGGTCCGGGCGACGTGCTGTTCGGTTCGCCGGAAGAAGAAGCCGCCTTCTTCGCCTATGTCGAGGGCAATGAGTACCTGCGCTCGCACATGGGTGAAGTGGCCGAGCGTAATGCCGACTACTCCAGCTGGGTGCACAACTTCGACGTTCGCATCTCGCAGGAGCTGCCGGGCTTCTTTGCCGGCAACAAGGCCGAGATCTGGCTGGACATCCTCAACATCGGCAACATGATCGACAAGGACTGGGGTGTCATCGAGGAAATCGGCTTCCCGCTGATGCGCGGCATCGTCGAGTACGGCGGTATCGATGCGGCCTCCGGTCGTTACGTCTATCGTTTCAACACGCCGGATTCGCAGCGTGTATACGACGCTCGCGGCATCTCGCGCTGGGCGCTGCAGCTGGGCTTCCGCTACAGCTTCTAA
- a CDS encoding amidohydrolase, with the protein MAGTEPVTLKIDTHAHVLPRDWPDLAARYGDNRFPSIDHSDGRHRIYKDGQFFREIWPKTWDAHARIDDYERFDVSVQVVSTVPVMFCYWAPGEQALVLHRTLNEHSADLVREHPRHYLGLGTVPLQSPKLAIEEARRCVKDLGLQGVQIGSHVGDWNLDAPELFEFFAACEEMDVSLLVHPWDMMGAASMPKYWLPWLVGMPAEQSRAVCSMIFGGVLERLPRLRVAFAHGGGSFPYTLGRIEHGFKMRPDLVATDNQRPPREYLKRLYFDTCVHDDTALQYLIDTCGADRLMLGTDYPFPLGEQEPGSHIRRMQLDDTERQRLLSGTALDWLQVDAGRFGKL; encoded by the coding sequence ATGGCAGGAACCGAGCCAGTGACCCTCAAGATCGATACCCATGCGCACGTGTTGCCCCGCGATTGGCCGGATCTGGCGGCTCGCTATGGCGACAACCGCTTTCCCAGCATCGACCACAGCGATGGCCGGCATCGCATCTACAAGGATGGGCAGTTCTTCCGCGAGATCTGGCCCAAGACCTGGGATGCACACGCGCGCATCGACGACTACGAACGCTTCGATGTCTCGGTGCAGGTGGTGTCCACGGTACCGGTGATGTTCTGTTACTGGGCGCCGGGTGAACAGGCGCTGGTGCTGCACCGGACGCTCAACGAGCATTCTGCCGACCTGGTGCGCGAGCATCCGCGCCATTACCTCGGTCTTGGCACCGTGCCCCTGCAGTCACCCAAACTGGCCATCGAAGAAGCCCGCCGCTGCGTTAAGGACCTGGGCCTGCAAGGCGTGCAGATCGGCTCGCATGTGGGCGACTGGAATCTGGACGCACCTGAGCTGTTCGAGTTCTTCGCCGCCTGCGAGGAAATGGATGTTTCCTTGCTGGTGCATCCCTGGGACATGATGGGGGCAGCGTCCATGCCCAAGTACTGGCTGCCCTGGCTGGTCGGCATGCCGGCGGAGCAATCGCGCGCCGTCTGCAGCATGATCTTCGGCGGCGTGCTGGAGCGCCTGCCACGCCTGCGGGTGGCCTTCGCCCATGGCGGCGGCTCATTTCCGTACACGCTCGGCCGCATCGAACACGGTTTCAAGATGCGCCCGGATCTCGTCGCCACTGACAACCAGCGCCCGCCACGCGAATACCTCAAGCGCCTGTATTTCGACACCTGCGTGCATGACGACACCGCACTTCAGTATCTGATCGACACCTGCGGCGCCGATAGACTGATGCTCGGCACCGATTACCCCTTCCCGCTGGGTGAGCAGGAACCGGGGTCGCATATTCGACGGATGCAACTGGACGACACCGAGCGCCAGCGGCTGCTCAGCGGCACTGCTCTGGATTGGCTGCAGGTGGACGCAGGTCGATTCGGGAAACTCTGA
- the grxD gene encoding Grx4 family monothiol glutaredoxin — MDVIQRIQALLDAHPIVLFMKGTPQFPMCGFSSRAAQCLKSAGARYHAVNVLEDPEIRANLPQYANWKTFPQLYVNGELIGGSDIVADLEASGELKRMVEEAQAQAGAA, encoded by the coding sequence ATGGACGTAATTCAGCGCATACAAGCTTTGCTGGACGCACACCCGATCGTGTTGTTCATGAAGGGAACGCCGCAGTTCCCGATGTGTGGGTTTTCCTCGCGTGCAGCGCAGTGCCTGAAGAGCGCGGGTGCGCGTTATCACGCGGTCAACGTGCTCGAAGATCCCGAGATCCGCGCCAATCTGCCGCAGTACGCCAACTGGAAGACCTTTCCCCAGCTGTATGTGAACGGCGAACTGATTGGTGGATCCGACATCGTTGCCGATCTGGAAGCCTCCGGCGAACTCAAGCGCATGGTCGAAGAGGCCCAGGCACAGGCGGGGGCCGCTTGA
- a CDS encoding cyclic nucleotide-binding domain-containing protein, giving the protein MVNISLFGRFVPLQSLVPSDRTQLAKQSSLVNYQPGQVVFSRGELARTQAFLIEGEIELQDERQATRLRATDPEARYALAPGPRRSATALCLKAAQVLFVDRELLDVMLTWSQTGGVQVRDLDTEAEFDEHQDWMTALLQSKAFLRIPAGNIAQIFGNMESVTFEAGSIILKQGDPGDYYYVITEGRAQVVLEDPNGNSEEELAQLGVGRAFGEEALVSGEPRNASVRALTRCSLMRLSSTAFARLLKAPLLREVQLNDIHAGVKLLDVRLPSEFERGHWPGAINMPLARLRQLAKTLDPTQEYWVYCDTGRRSASAVFLLTERGFDAQLVRGGIGVTQLTEAA; this is encoded by the coding sequence ATGGTCAACATCAGCCTGTTTGGGCGCTTCGTGCCTTTGCAGTCGCTGGTTCCCTCCGATCGAACCCAACTCGCCAAGCAGAGCAGTCTGGTCAATTACCAGCCAGGCCAGGTGGTGTTCAGTCGCGGCGAACTGGCCCGTACCCAGGCCTTTCTGATCGAAGGTGAAATCGAACTCCAGGATGAGCGTCAGGCCACTCGGCTGCGCGCCACTGATCCCGAGGCCCGCTACGCACTGGCGCCGGGCCCCAGGCGCTCGGCGACAGCCTTGTGCCTGAAGGCCGCGCAAGTGCTGTTTGTCGATCGGGAATTGCTGGATGTGATGCTCACCTGGTCGCAGACCGGTGGTGTGCAGGTGCGCGATCTGGATACCGAGGCCGAGTTCGACGAACATCAGGACTGGATGACCGCGCTGCTGCAGAGCAAGGCCTTCCTGCGCATCCCGGCCGGGAACATTGCCCAGATCTTTGGCAACATGGAGTCGGTGACCTTCGAGGCCGGCAGCATCATCCTGAAGCAGGGCGATCCGGGTGACTACTACTATGTGATCACCGAAGGCCGAGCCCAGGTGGTGCTGGAAGATCCGAATGGCAACTCTGAGGAGGAGTTGGCCCAACTGGGTGTCGGCCGTGCCTTCGGTGAAGAGGCGCTGGTGTCCGGTGAACCTCGCAATGCCAGCGTGCGCGCGTTGACGCGCTGCTCGCTGATGCGGCTGTCGAGCACCGCCTTTGCCCGCTTGCTGAAAGCACCCTTGCTGCGCGAGGTGCAGCTGAACGACATCCATGCCGGCGTCAAGCTGCTGGACGTGCGCTTGCCGAGCGAGTTCGAGCGCGGCCACTGGCCGGGGGCGATCAACATGCCGTTGGCGCGCTTGCGTCAACTGGCCAAGACTCTGGACCCGACCCAGGAATACTGGGTGTATTGCGATACCGGGCGGCGCAGCGCTTCGGCGGTCTTTCTGCTGACCGAGCGTGGATTTGATGCCCAACTGGTACGCGGCGGGATCGGCGTCACCCAGCTCACCGAAGCTGCGTAA
- a CDS encoding LOG family protein: protein MNHRPVSARINPEAGMEVLSKAEVSRLTAATTGDLYALFRRCTLAVLTTGIESDDARAVLARHPDFDVRVVQQDRGVKLDLINAPAQSFVDGEIIRGIRQLLFAVLRDILYVENEIKTRANLNEPEGITNAVFDILRNAGILRAQQAPNMVVCWGGHSIGRTEYQYTKKVGYELGLRGMDICTGCGPGAMKGPMKGATIAHAKQRISNTRYIGITEPGIIAAESPNPIVNHLVIMPDIEKRLESFVRVGHAIVVFPGGVGTAEEILYLLGILLHPDNERVPFPVVFTGPVESAAYFEQIDAFLKLTLGAAASERYRIIIGDPVEVARYVKQGMAQVTDHRVETKDAFFYNWTLKIPEAFQYRFAPTHEAMSRLELRRDRPVHELAADLRRAFSGIVAGNVKEEGIRAIEANGPYELSGEPEIMDAMDALLKAFVEQHRMKLPGSDPYKPCYRLKPAA from the coding sequence ATGAATCATCGACCTGTCAGTGCACGCATCAATCCCGAAGCCGGGATGGAAGTGCTCTCCAAAGCCGAAGTCAGTCGCCTCACGGCGGCCACCACCGGCGATCTCTACGCCTTGTTTCGGCGTTGCACCCTGGCGGTGTTGACCACCGGCATCGAGAGTGATGACGCTCGCGCGGTACTTGCCCGACATCCGGACTTCGACGTGCGCGTGGTCCAGCAGGACCGGGGCGTCAAACTCGATCTGATCAATGCCCCGGCACAGTCCTTCGTCGACGGCGAGATCATTCGCGGTATCCGCCAGCTGCTGTTCGCCGTACTGCGCGACATTCTCTACGTCGAGAACGAGATCAAGACCCGGGCCAATCTGAACGAGCCCGAAGGCATCACCAACGCGGTCTTCGACATCCTGCGCAATGCCGGCATCCTGCGGGCGCAGCAAGCTCCGAACATGGTGGTGTGCTGGGGTGGTCATTCCATCGGCCGCACCGAATACCAGTACACCAAGAAGGTCGGCTACGAGCTCGGCCTGCGCGGTATGGACATCTGCACCGGCTGTGGCCCGGGGGCGATGAAAGGCCCGATGAAGGGTGCCACCATTGCCCACGCCAAGCAGCGCATCAGCAACACCCGCTACATCGGCATCACCGAGCCCGGGATCATCGCTGCCGAGTCGCCCAACCCGATCGTCAATCATCTGGTGATCATGCCCGACATTGAAAAGCGCCTGGAGTCCTTCGTGCGCGTCGGTCACGCCATCGTGGTGTTTCCGGGCGGCGTTGGCACCGCGGAGGAAATCCTCTATCTGCTGGGCATTCTGCTGCACCCTGATAACGAGCGTGTACCGTTTCCGGTGGTCTTTACCGGTCCGGTCGAAAGCGCTGCCTATTTCGAACAGATCGACGCCTTCCTCAAGCTTACCCTGGGGGCGGCCGCGTCCGAACGCTACCGGATCATCATCGGTGACCCGGTTGAGGTCGCCCGTTACGTCAAGCAGGGCATGGCCCAGGTCACCGATCATCGGGTCGAGACCAAGGATGCCTTCTTCTACAACTGGACGTTGAAGATCCCGGAAGCCTTCCAGTATCGGTTTGCGCCCACGCATGAGGCCATGTCCAGGCTGGAATTGCGCCGCGATCGCCCTGTGCATGAACTGGCGGCCGATCTGCGCCGCGCCTTCAGCGGCATCGTCGCCGGCAACGTCAAGGAAGAGGGCATCCGCGCCATCGAAGCCAACGGCCCCTACGAGCTCAGTGGCGAGCCCGAGATCATGGATGCAATGGACGCCTTGCTCAAAGCCTTCGTGGAACAGCACCGCATGAAGTTGCCCGGCAGTGATCCCTACAAGCCCTGTTATCGCCTGAAGCCAGCGGCTTGA
- a CDS encoding YhgN family NAAT transporter, whose protein sequence is MDIVSAAILLFLIMDPLGNIPVFLSLLKALPPQRRRFVLARELVIALGVLLLFLYSGQALLALLHLRQESVSIAGGIVLFLIGIRMIFPSRDGLFGDIPEGEPFIVPMAIPCVAGPSTIAALMLLANDGTGRNFEWTVALVAAWLATAVILFAATALYKVLGQRTLIALERLMGMLLVAISVQMFLDGIQKYLGATGAQ, encoded by the coding sequence ATGGACATCGTTTCGGCAGCGATCCTGCTGTTTCTGATCATGGATCCGCTGGGCAATATTCCGGTGTTCCTGTCGCTGCTCAAGGCTTTGCCGCCGCAGCGTCGACGCTTCGTGCTCGCGCGCGAACTGGTGATCGCGCTGGGTGTGCTGCTGCTTTTCCTGTACTCGGGTCAGGCGCTGCTTGCCCTGCTGCATCTGCGGCAGGAGTCAGTCAGCATCGCCGGCGGCATCGTCCTGTTCCTGATCGGCATCCGCATGATCTTTCCCTCACGCGACGGCCTGTTTGGCGACATTCCCGAAGGCGAGCCCTTTATCGTGCCGATGGCCATCCCCTGTGTGGCCGGGCCATCGACGATTGCTGCACTGATGCTGCTGGCCAATGATGGTACCGGGCGCAACTTCGAGTGGACCGTGGCCCTGGTTGCGGCCTGGCTGGCGACGGCGGTGATCCTGTTTGCCGCCACGGCGCTGTACAAGGTGCTGGGTCAGCGCACGCTGATCGCGTTGGAGCGCCTGATGGGCATGCTGCTGGTGGCGATTTCGGTGCAAATGTTTCTGGACGGTATACAGAAGTATCTGGGGGCGACGGGCGCGCAGTGA
- a CDS encoding NAD(P)H-dependent oxidoreductase — MRPRLLIVHHSHGWRTRKMAEVMAAAAEATDAVDVVSLGASDANIEDVLAADGYLIGSPETFGSMSGLIKDFFERIYYPAQDRVTGRPYALFVCAGNDGSGAIASMQRVARGLGWKEVQAPVLAHSDEVELRLRDCEQLGAGMALGLSMGIF, encoded by the coding sequence ATGCGTCCCCGACTCTTGATCGTTCATCACAGTCATGGCTGGCGCACACGAAAGATGGCCGAGGTCATGGCTGCGGCTGCCGAGGCCACCGATGCCGTCGATGTGGTCTCACTCGGCGCCAGCGATGCAAACATTGAGGACGTGCTGGCCGCGGACGGCTACCTGATCGGAAGTCCGGAGACCTTCGGTTCGATGTCCGGGCTGATCAAGGATTTCTTCGAGCGCATCTATTACCCGGCTCAGGATCGGGTGACTGGCCGGCCCTACGCGCTGTTCGTGTGTGCCGGCAACGATGGCAGTGGAGCGATCGCTTCGATGCAGCGTGTCGCCCGAGGTCTGGGCTGGAAGGAGGTGCAGGCACCGGTGCTTGCGCATAGCGATGAAGTGGAATTGCGACTGAGGGATTGTGAACAATTGGGCGCTGGGATGGCGCTGGGGCTGTCGATGGGCATCTTCTAG
- a CDS encoding winged helix-turn-helix domain-containing protein — MALLIALAERPGQLWRRDELVARLWAGDSASDEALTRIVYQLRSALRDVAALADAVFTLPTLGYRLDAEVWNAGPTAEAARTRTSSLPAFSVAVLPVADVSADGNGRLLSNGLTRDLTMLLARTPQFRVAPCSSAARFSIDAPGMGMSEMGEALNSRYLVSATLALIEDILCIRVDLSDAAEGVLLWAEKYQTAVSNFFEVQENVVCSITTAIAAKVNITQPLRARRIGRFNLSAYERVQAAEALRLNYGRDSARRIVAMLQEALAIEPDDPVTRAALAVQLSQNVVSQWAEDPPATMAMADELIAQALAAAPNSPEVRASAGIVATMFHRPDDAITHLEIATARNPNDAHALAVLGWQHCLRHADPGGIGLIETAEARAPHHPRFGLWATYRATGHLFMLDYAAGLRGGRQAVERTPNYYQPHLTCAWAHAGLGDLDAARQEIQVAQQLESAEILERFVVEMRKWASNSPNKTACWAVLEALRSLPELFENGGTSLCQGESEQAP; from the coding sequence ATGGCCCTGTTGATTGCGCTCGCAGAACGACCAGGGCAACTGTGGAGGCGCGACGAACTGGTCGCCCGCCTATGGGCTGGCGACTCTGCGAGCGATGAGGCGCTGACACGAATCGTCTATCAATTGCGCTCCGCGTTGCGCGATGTGGCCGCGTTAGCTGACGCGGTTTTTACGCTGCCCACACTCGGCTACCGACTGGATGCAGAAGTCTGGAATGCCGGCCCGACAGCCGAGGCAGCGCGTACTCGGACGTCCTCTTTGCCGGCTTTTTCCGTCGCGGTTCTGCCAGTTGCGGATGTGTCCGCAGACGGCAATGGCCGACTGCTCTCGAACGGTCTGACCCGCGACCTGACCATGCTGCTGGCGCGAACACCGCAGTTCCGGGTGGCGCCTTGCAGTTCGGCGGCACGCTTTTCGATCGATGCACCCGGCATGGGCATGAGCGAGATGGGTGAGGCATTGAACTCGCGCTATCTGGTCTCGGCGACACTCGCACTCATCGAAGACATTCTGTGCATTCGCGTTGACCTCAGCGACGCCGCCGAGGGCGTGCTGCTGTGGGCGGAAAAGTATCAGACCGCCGTCAGCAACTTCTTCGAGGTTCAGGAAAACGTGGTCTGCAGCATCACGACAGCCATAGCCGCCAAGGTGAACATCACGCAGCCGCTGCGCGCGCGGCGCATCGGGCGCTTCAATCTTTCCGCGTATGAGCGGGTGCAGGCGGCAGAGGCGCTGCGCTTGAACTACGGCCGCGACAGCGCGCGTCGGATCGTCGCGATGCTGCAGGAAGCGCTGGCCATCGAGCCCGATGATCCGGTCACGCGCGCGGCGCTCGCCGTGCAACTCAGCCAGAACGTGGTCAGTCAATGGGCCGAGGATCCGCCAGCCACCATGGCGATGGCCGATGAGCTGATCGCGCAAGCATTGGCGGCGGCGCCAAACTCCCCTGAAGTGCGCGCGTCCGCCGGTATTGTGGCGACCATGTTCCATCGACCCGACGATGCGATCACCCACCTGGAGATCGCGACCGCGCGCAATCCGAATGATGCGCATGCGCTGGCGGTGCTCGGCTGGCAACACTGCCTGCGCCATGCCGATCCGGGCGGCATCGGCTTGATCGAAACCGCCGAGGCCCGCGCCCCGCATCACCCGCGGTTCGGCCTGTGGGCCACCTACCGCGCCACCGGCCATTTGTTCATGCTCGACTATGCGGCTGGTTTGCGCGGTGGCCGGCAAGCCGTCGAGCGTACGCCCAACTATTATCAACCGCACCTGACCTGCGCCTGGGCACACGCGGGACTCGGTGACCTGGATGCGGCAAGGCAGGAGATCCAAGTGGCTCAGCAACTGGAATCTGCCGAGATCCTGGAGAGGTTCGTCGTCGAGATGCGCAAATGGGCATCGAACTCACCCAACAAGACCGCGTGCTGGGCGGTATTGGAGGCGCTCCGCTCGTTGCCGGAACTGTTCGAAAATGGTGGCACATCCCTGTGCCAGGGTGAATCCGAACAAGCACCTTAG
- a CDS encoding SDR family NAD(P)-dependent oxidoreductase: MTEAPNFRIPQDQAWEGAGLAGRQVLVVGACGAVGRACALSLADRGASVVLLGRRVAALEKLYDELEALGAPQPAIYPMNLEGATPADFADLCARIIEGCGHLDAVIYAAGRLHGLTPIEQFEPEEWLRTIQIGLNVPFLMLQSLLPALRAAEQSPLMLFMSDSPERSTDAYWGAYGVAQAGLRALIAIVASEWAAQGVRVLGLLPAPIASAFRRKVYVGEAMDGLIAPARYAELISWMIACAPQDWSGSIVDGRQPPAAAP; encoded by the coding sequence TTGACCGAAGCACCGAATTTCAGGATTCCGCAGGATCAGGCCTGGGAGGGCGCGGGTCTGGCGGGGCGGCAAGTCTTGGTCGTGGGCGCATGTGGCGCCGTGGGTCGAGCCTGTGCGCTGTCGCTCGCAGATCGTGGCGCCAGCGTGGTGCTGCTCGGGCGCCGAGTGGCAGCGCTGGAGAAGCTCTACGACGAACTCGAGGCATTGGGTGCGCCACAGCCGGCGATCTACCCCATGAATCTGGAGGGCGCGACGCCAGCTGATTTCGCCGATCTGTGTGCCCGCATCATCGAGGGTTGCGGGCATCTGGACGCCGTGATCTACGCTGCCGGTCGCCTGCACGGTCTGACCCCGATCGAGCAGTTCGAGCCTGAAGAATGGTTGCGAACGATCCAGATCGGGTTGAATGTGCCTTTTCTGATGCTGCAGTCGTTGCTGCCGGCATTGCGTGCTGCCGAGCAGTCGCCGCTGATGTTGTTCATGTCAGATTCGCCTGAACGCAGCACCGATGCCTATTGGGGCGCCTATGGCGTGGCCCAGGCCGGATTGCGCGCCCTGATTGCCATCGTGGCCAGCGAATGGGCTGCGCAAGGCGTTCGTGTGCTGGGTTTGTTGCCAGCGCCGATCGCCAGCGCTTTCCGGCGCAAGGTCTATGTAGGCGAGGCCATGGACGGACTGATTGCGCCGGCGCGCTACGCCGAGCTGATCAGCTGGATGATCGCCTGCGCACCGCAGGACTGGAGTGGATCGATTGTCGACGGGCGTCAGCCGCCAGCGGCAGCGCCGTGA